A single candidate division TA06 bacterium B3_TA06 DNA region contains:
- a CDS encoding short-chain dehydrogenase codes for MNEMKGKVCLVTGANSGIGKETALGLAKMGATVVMACRSKERGEAARLEIKRESGNDLVDLMLADLSSQAQIRRLAQEFKDRYQRLDVLINNAGIGLAERAQSSDGIEMFFAVNHIAPFLLTHLLLDVLKTSAPSRIVNVSSFMHAWVKGLNLNELPTREKFFGIPAYTHSKLALLMFSYELARRLAGTGVTVNALNPGFVKTNVAHQVRGALRIVRWVSFNLLWAIPPEEGALTSIYLASSPEVEGVTGKYFSKRKPKRSSKASYNQEAWQRLWKISEELTGLAS; via the coding sequence ATGAATGAAATGAAAGGCAAGGTCTGCCTGGTGACAGGAGCTAACTCAGGTATAGGCAAGGAAACCGCTCTGGGATTGGCAAAGATGGGCGCGACCGTAGTTATGGCCTGCCGCAGCAAGGAACGAGGCGAGGCAGCCAGGCTCGAGATCAAGAGGGAGAGCGGAAACGATTTGGTTGATTTGATGCTTGCCGATCTCTCCTCGCAGGCTCAGATTCGCCGACTGGCCCAGGAGTTTAAGGATCGCTATCAACGCCTGGACGTGCTCATAAACAACGCTGGCATTGGTCTTGCCGAACGAGCCCAGAGCTCCGACGGTATCGAGATGTTCTTTGCCGTCAACCATATCGCTCCTTTTTTGTTGACCCACCTGTTACTTGATGTCCTCAAGACCAGTGCTCCGTCCCGCATAGTCAATGTTTCCTCCTTCATGCACGCATGGGTTAAGGGGTTAAATCTTAACGAACTACCAACCAGGGAAAAATTCTTCGGTATCCCAGCATATACCCACTCCAAGCTTGCCCTGCTCATGTTCAGCTACGAACTCGCGCGGCGGCTGGCGGGCACCGGGGTCACGGTAAATGCCCTCAATCCTGGCTTTGTGAAGACCAACGTGGCGCATCAGGTTAGGGGTGCTCTTAGGATAGTCAGGTGGGTGAGTTTTAACCTCTTATGGGCGATTCCCCCTGAGGAGGGTGCGCTGACCAGCATCTATCTGGCGTCCTCGCCGGAGGTGGAGGGCGTCACCGGAAAGTATTTCTCCAAGCGAAAACCCAAGCGTTC